One window of the Spirochaetia bacterium 38H-sp genome contains the following:
- a CDS encoding SLC13 family permease has product MENINWIGIIIFFLTYVLISFRRLSWLKLDRPAAVLLGAIAVVGFGVLNTKEALAAVNGETILLLFGVMGIGAFLAIDGFFDNLESFLTSRFSNRVWLISAIIWGSGILSAFITNDAVCLLGTPLVIKLIKKHNLPPLPFLLALATSANTGSVATLVGNPQNMLVGVLSNISYKEYLFVGAPIAAIALIINNILLVFAFRKDLVGFSILRGHKMSVQFSNKKGYIVTIGIIIVMSIAYIAGAELAWTAPAGLVILMLIHKKESHKIWEAMDWSLLLFFAGLFIVVEAFNRSGAPDWLFAHFPIIVGNSTDFFSWLKISTIFLAGSNIVSNVPFIILVKDQLLSQPDSNALWVLLAVVSTFAGNLVLMGSAANVIVAEKARELGGIGFMDHLKVGLPLGILTTFIGTVWIYCFF; this is encoded by the coding sequence ATGGAAAATATTAACTGGATTGGCATTATAATTTTTTTCCTGACATATGTTTTAATATCTTTTAGAAGATTATCGTGGTTAAAACTTGACAGGCCTGCAGCCGTTCTATTGGGTGCAATTGCTGTCGTAGGTTTTGGGGTCCTTAACACAAAAGAAGCCCTGGCTGCTGTAAACGGAGAAACTATACTGCTTCTCTTTGGTGTTATGGGCATAGGGGCTTTTCTTGCTATAGATGGTTTTTTTGATAATTTGGAATCTTTTCTTACTTCCCGCTTTTCTAACAGAGTATGGCTTATATCTGCAATAATATGGGGTTCTGGTATTCTTAGTGCTTTTATAACAAATGATGCGGTATGCCTTCTTGGGACTCCACTGGTTATAAAGCTAATAAAAAAACATAATCTCCCGCCTCTACCTTTTCTTCTTGCTCTTGCTACTTCTGCCAATACCGGTAGTGTTGCCACTCTTGTAGGCAATCCTCAAAATATGCTTGTGGGTGTTCTGAGCAATATTAGTTATAAAGAATATCTTTTTGTTGGTGCCCCTATTGCAGCAATAGCTCTTATTATAAACAATATATTGCTAGTTTTTGCTTTTAGAAAGGATCTTGTAGGCTTTTCCATTCTCAGAGGACATAAGATGTCTGTACAGTTTTCCAATAAAAAAGGATATATCGTAACTATTGGCATTATTATTGTAATGAGCATAGCATATATTGCTGGTGCAGAACTTGCTTGGACTGCTCCTGCCGGGCTTGTCATCCTTATGTTAATCCATAAAAAGGAAAGCCATAAAATATGGGAGGCTATGGACTGGTCCTTGCTTCTTTTTTTTGCTGGGCTATTTATTGTAGTGGAGGCTTTTAATAGAAGCGGTGCCCCGGATTGGCTGTTTGCACATTTTCCAATAATAGTTGGTAATAGTACTGACTTTTTTTCATGGTTAAAGATATCAACAATATTTCTGGCAGGCTCCAATATTGTATCAAATGTACCGTTTATCATACTAGTAAAAGACCAGTTATTATCTCAGCCTGATTCTAATGCATTGTGGGTTCTTCTTGCTGTTGTATCCACTTTTGCAGGTAACCTTGTGCTCATGGGTTCTGCTGCTAATGTCATTGTTGCAGAGAAAGCAAGAGAGCTAGGAGGAATTGGATTTATGGATCATCTAAAGGTTGGACTTCCTTTGGGAATTCTTACAACTTTTATAGGAACCGTCTGGATTTATTGTTTCTTTTGA
- a CDS encoding methyltransferase domain-containing protein: MKTENNQKKKTRVSHKAQNCLGPIDDLRAYLNPDWWRSLFGSLYLKTDGDVVCDENITKREVDVFSSIIPEDKRKNILDICCGQGRHCLEFSRRGFENVNGIDRSRYLIKRAKANAEKENLQVYFREGDARKLPYRADSFDVVTILGNSFGYFESEEEDLEVLRQAFKVLKPQGIFILDVADGEYIAKNYEQRSWEWIDKKMFVCRERVLDSDKSRLICREVITNVEKGVIADQVYSERLYTAEKLIDLLKKSGFSNIELIENLDTSSARNQDLGMMARRLIIRAISNKEWTPVRRKQKKSILIPVLLGDPRKTDIIKPDHVFDEDDIKTIEELKKALSDFNGRDFVFIDDHEKMFQNLIKMKPNIGYVFNLCDEGFHNDPFKELHVPAMLEALDIPYTGSPPHTLAICYDKSIIRGIARDMGIPIADGYVIPAGIVEIGLDISYPIIIKPNYGDSSFGIWSDSVVNNEKDLLSVVHKIRKEFGYDKPLLLEEFLPGKDLTIGIIGQYDGEYRILPIIEEDYSAVPEHLPRVCGYEAKWCPDSPYWKIKSKKAELPSEIEEMIVEWSLLLSRRVMIRDYVRLDWRLDSNGLPRLLEINPNPGWCWDGHLAKAAAIDGLSYSDMLKAILRSAEARIGILK; the protein is encoded by the coding sequence ATGAAAACAGAAAACAATCAAAAAAAGAAAACAAGAGTCTCACATAAAGCACAAAACTGTCTGGGACCTATTGATGACCTTAGGGCATATCTCAATCCGGATTGGTGGAGATCTCTTTTTGGAAGTCTTTATCTAAAAACCGATGGAGATGTTGTATGTGATGAAAACATAACCAAAAGAGAAGTGGATGTATTTTCTTCTATTATACCTGAGGATAAACGTAAAAATATTCTGGATATATGTTGTGGACAGGGGCGACATTGTCTTGAATTTTCCAGGAGAGGTTTTGAAAATGTAAATGGAATTGATCGCTCAAGATATCTTATAAAAAGAGCAAAAGCAAATGCAGAGAAAGAAAATCTACAAGTCTATTTTAGAGAAGGTGATGCTAGGAAGTTACCATACAGAGCTGATTCCTTTGATGTTGTAACAATACTCGGTAACAGTTTTGGTTATTTTGAGAGCGAAGAAGAAGATCTTGAAGTTCTTAGACAAGCATTTAAAGTTCTAAAACCGCAAGGTATATTTATTCTTGACGTTGCAGATGGAGAATATATAGCAAAGAATTATGAACAAAGATCGTGGGAGTGGATTGATAAAAAAATGTTTGTATGCAGAGAGCGTGTACTTGATTCTGATAAAAGTAGATTGATATGCAGAGAAGTTATAACAAATGTAGAAAAAGGTGTAATTGCGGATCAGGTCTATTCAGAGAGATTATATACAGCAGAAAAACTCATCGATTTATTAAAGAAAAGTGGATTTTCAAATATAGAATTAATAGAAAATCTTGATACTTCTTCTGCAAGGAACCAAGATCTAGGCATGATGGCTAGAAGATTGATAATAAGAGCCATATCTAATAAAGAATGGACTCCTGTAAGAAGGAAACAGAAAAAATCTATTCTTATACCTGTATTATTGGGAGACCCCAGAAAAACAGATATAATAAAGCCTGATCATGTTTTTGATGAAGATGATATAAAAACCATAGAGGAATTAAAGAAGGCTCTTTCTGATTTTAACGGCAGAGATTTTGTATTTATAGATGACCATGAAAAAATGTTTCAGAATCTGATAAAGATGAAACCTAATATAGGCTATGTCTTTAACCTTTGTGATGAGGGTTTTCATAATGATCCTTTTAAAGAATTGCATGTGCCTGCCATGCTGGAGGCTCTTGATATTCCATATACAGGTTCTCCTCCACACACACTTGCTATATGTTATGACAAATCCATAATAAGAGGTATAGCAAGAGATATGGGAATCCCCATAGCAGATGGGTATGTAATCCCTGCTGGAATAGTAGAAATAGGACTTGATATCTCCTATCCAATAATAATAAAACCCAATTATGGAGATTCCAGTTTTGGAATCTGGTCAGACAGTGTTGTCAACAATGAGAAAGACTTATTATCGGTTGTCCATAAAATAAGAAAGGAATTTGGTTACGACAAACCGCTTCTTCTTGAGGAATTCTTACCTGGAAAAGATCTTACTATCGGGATAATAGGGCAATATGACGGTGAGTATAGGATACTCCCAATAATAGAGGAGGATTATTCTGCTGTTCCAGAGCATTTACCTAGGGTCTGTGGCTATGAAGCAAAATGGTGTCCTGATTCTCCGTATTGGAAAATAAAAAGTAAGAAGGCAGAATTGCCAAGTGAAATAGAAGAGATGATAGTAGAATGGAGTCTTTTATTATCGCGCAGGGTAATGATAAGGGATTATGTGAGGCTAGATTGGAGATTGGACAGCAATGGACTTCCTAGACTACTTGAAATCAATCCCAATCCAGGATGGTGCTGGGACGGCCATCTCGCAAAAGCTGCTGCAATAGACGGACTCTCATACTCTGATATGCTAAAGGCTATTCTTAGATCTGCAGAAGCCCGCATAGGAATTTTAAAATAA
- a CDS encoding SulP family inorganic anion transporter, translating into MDVIFKPKFFTLLKNGIQKRQVITDIFAGIVVGIVALPLAIAFAVASGLSPEKGLITAIIAGFIISLLGGSRVQIGGPTGAFVIIVANIAQKYGIEGLIISTIIAGIFLILFGVLKLGSLLKYFPYPLVVGFTSAIAIIIFSTQIRDALGLTLSQVPSDFYGKWKTYLANLDKINLYSLIITITTIIIVTISNKLIKKIPGSFIAIITITPFVSLFKINVPTIETFFGSIPKNIQLTIPHINFIEIHNFIGPAITIALLGAIESLLSAVVADGMISGRHRSNTELIAQGIANIVTPLLGGIPATGAIARTATNIKNGGRTPISGMVHSIVLLIIMLLFGDYAKLIPMSCLAGILMVVAYNMSEWKSFVSILKGPAYDSLILLTTFFITILFDLSLAIQTGIILSALIFMKRMADISEKQIEPIIDSDIIESYSSLPQGISVYEISGPFFFASARQYSETIQEIGLKCRVLIIRMRHVSFIDTTGLHNLEKALKVLKMEKIVVILSGINQKVRKSIIEYGLTKSLIDESHIAENFSEAVKKAQEILVDIEN; encoded by the coding sequence ATGGATGTAATATTTAAACCCAAATTTTTTACTCTGTTAAAAAATGGAATACAGAAAAGACAAGTCATCACTGATATATTTGCAGGAATAGTAGTAGGGATTGTTGCCCTACCTCTTGCTATAGCCTTTGCAGTTGCTTCCGGTTTATCTCCAGAAAAAGGACTAATAACAGCGATTATAGCGGGTTTCATAATATCTCTTTTGGGAGGCAGCAGGGTTCAGATAGGAGGGCCTACAGGAGCTTTTGTAATAATAGTAGCAAACATAGCACAAAAATATGGAATAGAAGGCTTAATAATATCAACAATTATTGCAGGCATATTCTTGATTCTCTTTGGAGTCCTTAAACTAGGTTCTCTATTAAAATATTTTCCTTATCCTCTTGTAGTAGGATTTACAAGCGCAATAGCAATAATAATATTCTCAACTCAGATACGAGATGCGTTGGGACTTACTTTATCACAAGTACCCTCTGATTTTTACGGCAAATGGAAAACTTACCTCGCCAATCTTGATAAAATAAACTTGTATTCTCTGATAATAACAATAACAACTATAATAATAGTAACCATATCAAACAAACTTATAAAGAAGATCCCCGGCTCTTTTATAGCAATAATTACAATAACACCATTTGTAAGTTTATTCAAAATCAATGTGCCAACTATAGAGACATTCTTTGGCTCCATTCCTAAAAACATCCAATTAACCATCCCACATATAAACTTTATAGAAATACACAATTTTATAGGTCCAGCAATAACTATTGCTCTTCTTGGCGCAATAGAATCTTTGCTTTCCGCAGTAGTTGCAGATGGAATGATAAGCGGCAGACATAGATCAAATACAGAACTGATTGCTCAAGGAATAGCAAACATAGTAACACCACTTTTGGGCGGTATACCAGCAACAGGAGCAATAGCAAGAACAGCAACAAACATAAAGAATGGGGGGCGTACTCCTATATCAGGCATGGTACATTCTATAGTCCTTCTTATTATAATGCTTTTATTTGGTGATTATGCAAAATTGATACCTATGTCCTGTCTTGCGGGGATACTCATGGTTGTGGCCTACAATATGAGCGAATGGAAATCCTTCGTTTCAATACTTAAGGGGCCCGCTTATGATTCTCTAATTCTCCTTACCACCTTTTTTATTACAATATTGTTTGATCTATCATTGGCAATTCAAACAGGGATAATACTATCAGCCCTGATATTTATGAAAAGAATGGCAGACATAAGCGAAAAGCAAATAGAGCCGATAATCGACTCCGATATAATTGAGAGCTATTCTTCCCTTCCTCAAGGTATAAGTGTATATGAAATAAGTGGACCTTTTTTCTTTGCCTCGGCAAGACAATATTCAGAGACAATCCAAGAAATAGGGTTAAAATGCAGAGTACTTATAATTAGGATGAGACATGTATCTTTTATTGATACGACAGGTTTACACAATCTAGAAAAAGCTTTAAAAGTCCTAAAGATGGAAAAAATTGTCGTTATCCTCTCAGGAATAAATCAAAAGGTAAGGAAAAGCATAATCGAATATGGTCTTACAAAAAGTTTAATAGATGAATCACATATTGCAGAGAATTTTAGCGAGGCTGTAAAGAAAGCACAAGAAATCCTCGTCGATATAGAGAACTAA
- a CDS encoding TIGR03546 family protein: MIKAIARVIVAFNTNVKKEQIALGAAWGLMLGLVPTGNLLWVLLLVVAVFIRQHHGMLVLFIFVGRLLAALIVPVVDAIGFAVLTAPLLYDFWTFLYNLPLIPLSNFNNTLVLGGFILSIAMFLPVFFVVRGFVPFYRMRVVPAIIESKFYKALIRIPVVAKLRAAVSVFSRFAGV; the protein is encoded by the coding sequence ATGATTAAGGCTATTGCAAGGGTTATCGTGGCTTTTAATACCAATGTAAAAAAAGAACAGATTGCTCTGGGCGCAGCATGGGGGCTTATGCTGGGACTTGTGCCTACGGGTAATCTGCTGTGGGTTTTGCTGCTTGTTGTTGCTGTATTCATCAGACAGCACCACGGGATGCTGGTGCTCTTTATTTTTGTTGGAAGACTGCTCGCTGCTCTTATTGTGCCTGTTGTGGATGCAATAGGATTTGCTGTTCTTACTGCACCTTTGCTTTATGATTTTTGGACGTTTTTGTACAATCTTCCGCTCATACCACTTAGCAATTTTAATAATACTCTGGTTTTGGGAGGATTTATTCTGTCAATTGCAATGTTTTTGCCTGTCTTTTTTGTAGTCAGGGGTTTTGTTCCGTTCTATAGGATGCGTGTTGTGCCTGCCATAATAGAAAGCAAGTTCTACAAGGCTCTTATCAGGATTCCTGTTGTTGCAAAGCTCAGAGCAGCTGTGTCTGTTTTTTCGCGTTTTGCGGGTGTGTAG
- a CDS encoding TIGR00266 family protein: MADIIDYEIFGDDMQIVEITLDPGEAVRAEAGAMMYMDEGIVMQTKMDGGIWGGFKRMLTGESFFITNFINESNKIKKVAFAAPYPGKVVALDLAQFGGSFICQKDSYLCSAYGVDIDVVFTKRLGAGFFGGEGFILQKLSGDGLAFVHAGGTIIKKELASGETLRVDTGCVVAMQPGVDYDIRFVSGFKNALFGGEGLFLTTLTGPGLVYLQSLPISRLADRIASAAISRKGQGGGGFPLD; the protein is encoded by the coding sequence ATGGCAGATATAATAGATTATGAGATCTTTGGGGATGACATGCAGATTGTTGAGATTACCCTTGATCCGGGAGAAGCTGTAAGAGCGGAGGCCGGCGCAATGATGTACATGGATGAGGGGATTGTCATGCAGACTAAAATGGACGGAGGAATTTGGGGCGGTTTCAAAAGGATGCTGACGGGAGAAAGCTTTTTTATCACTAATTTTATCAATGAGAGTAATAAAATAAAAAAAGTAGCTTTTGCTGCTCCATATCCGGGAAAGGTTGTAGCTCTTGACCTTGCACAGTTTGGAGGAAGCTTCATCTGTCAAAAGGATTCCTATCTTTGCTCAGCATACGGCGTAGACATAGATGTTGTTTTTACCAAGAGGCTAGGTGCAGGCTTTTTTGGAGGCGAGGGTTTTATATTGCAGAAACTTTCTGGAGATGGACTTGCTTTTGTCCATGCTGGCGGCACTATCATAAAAAAAGAGCTTGCAAGCGGAGAAACCCTCAGGGTTGATACCGGATGTGTTGTTGCCATGCAACCTGGTGTTGACTATGATATCAGGTTTGTAAGCGGTTTTAAGAACGCTCTTTTTGGGGGAGAAGGGCTTTTCCTCACAACACTGACTGGTCCTGGTCTTGTCTATCTGCAGAGCCTTCCAATATCCAGGCTTGCTGACAGAATCGCATCTGCTGCAATATCCAGAAAAGGACAGGGGGGAGGAGGATTTCCTCTTGACTGA
- a CDS encoding outer membrane lipoprotein-sorting protein, whose translation MKHKNIFYFALFFIASFSVAAITPQDILEKMEENQTFSTYKAKGKMIIEDRFGKREKTFIVYARGEGETLLEFTSLDEEGQKILRTKDEIYLYYPDAEELIRLQGSALRDSIAGSDISYEDLTGGKDLLDKFNATIEGEEEYNGRTCYILSLKAKKNNVAYPMQKILVDKERFVGLKAQYFALSGKLLKEVEIKEIKEIKGHYIPTHYIFRDVLKKESSTEFFSSDIEVDIKLDDDLFSLEELTW comes from the coding sequence ATGAAACACAAAAATATCTTTTATTTTGCACTCTTTTTTATTGCTTCTTTTTCTGTTGCAGCAATAACACCACAGGATATCCTAGAAAAAATGGAAGAAAACCAGACCTTTTCCACATATAAAGCAAAAGGAAAAATGATAATAGAAGACAGATTTGGAAAACGCGAAAAAACATTTATAGTCTATGCAAGAGGAGAAGGAGAAACACTTCTTGAGTTTACAAGCCTTGATGAAGAAGGCCAGAAGATACTCAGAACAAAAGACGAAATATATCTCTATTATCCAGATGCAGAAGAACTCATAAGGCTGCAAGGCTCCGCACTTAGAGATTCCATTGCCGGCTCCGATATATCTTACGAAGACCTTACAGGAGGTAAAGACCTCCTTGATAAGTTTAACGCCACCATAGAAGGAGAAGAAGAATATAACGGCAGAACATGCTATATCCTCAGCCTCAAAGCCAAGAAAAACAATGTGGCATATCCCATGCAAAAAATACTGGTAGATAAAGAACGATTTGTCGGGCTCAAAGCCCAATACTTTGCCCTATCAGGAAAACTCTTAAAAGAAGTGGAAATAAAGGAAATAAAAGAAATAAAAGGACATTATATTCCTACTCACTACATCTTCCGCGACGTCCTAAAAAAAGAATCTTCTACAGAATTTTTTTCCTCTGACATAGAAGTTGATATAAAACTGGATGACGATTTGTTCTCGCTGGAGGAACTCACATGGTAA
- a CDS encoding FtsX-like permease family protein has protein sequence MKIREIAWRNIFRNKRRSVLSVAAIAIASMSIVLLFGLIDWFKTDMRDNLFRFFTGQIRVRHVDFDKYEHLSPLHLKIENANKLVEKIEKIDGVKAAAARIAFPAMVKQNDELTATYGKAIDMDREKNIAKLQESIIEGRLPQSGKKEIAIGPVLAKNLAKKVGDKITLLARTASYASNAMTFTITGIIKPAFSGMEKGFFIPLDTGQYFLRMRKPTDTAYKGASEIIILLKEKIKEDSIIPEIENLIKQGEYGSVKATKWEDIPTLYSIIGMAEQVYNFIGILFLVLGSTVIINTTMMVIYERMKEIGTMSALGMEGKQLVRLFFAEAFYLAIIGSVIGVALGAIASIPLSSYGIDYSEVFAGMDWPISTIIYITPNTKTYIQVFVFSVAVASLASFFPSRKAAKLDPIHALRTI, from the coding sequence ATGAAAATAAGGGAAATAGCATGGAGAAACATATTTAGAAATAAAAGAAGAAGTGTATTGTCCGTTGCAGCAATAGCGATAGCTTCCATGTCGATAGTCCTTCTTTTTGGCCTGATTGACTGGTTTAAAACCGATATGAGAGACAACCTCTTTAGATTTTTCACAGGACAAATAAGGGTAAGACATGTGGACTTTGACAAGTACGAACATCTCTCGCCACTTCATCTTAAGATAGAGAATGCAAACAAACTTGTAGAAAAAATAGAAAAAATAGACGGAGTAAAGGCTGCTGCCGCAAGAATAGCCTTTCCTGCCATGGTAAAACAAAACGATGAGCTTACAGCTACATACGGAAAAGCAATAGACATGGACAGAGAAAAAAACATAGCAAAGCTTCAGGAATCCATTATAGAAGGTAGACTCCCTCAAAGCGGCAAGAAAGAAATAGCCATTGGCCCTGTCCTAGCAAAAAATCTGGCAAAAAAAGTAGGAGATAAAATCACTCTGCTTGCAAGAACAGCAAGTTACGCAAGCAATGCCATGACATTTACTATAACAGGAATCATAAAACCAGCTTTCTCCGGAATGGAAAAAGGCTTTTTTATCCCCCTGGACACAGGACAGTACTTTTTGAGGATGAGAAAACCCACGGATACAGCATATAAAGGAGCATCAGAGATAATAATACTGCTCAAAGAAAAGATAAAAGAAGACAGCATAATCCCAGAAATAGAAAATCTCATAAAGCAGGGAGAGTACGGCAGTGTAAAAGCTACAAAATGGGAAGACATTCCCACCCTCTATTCCATAATAGGTATGGCAGAACAGGTATACAACTTTATTGGCATACTATTCCTTGTTTTAGGCAGCACAGTCATAATCAACACAACAATGATGGTCATATATGAGAGAATGAAAGAAATAGGAACCATGAGTGCTCTGGGTATGGAAGGCAAACAGCTTGTGAGACTCTTTTTTGCAGAGGCATTTTATCTTGCTATAATAGGCTCCGTAATAGGCGTAGCCCTTGGAGCAATAGCTTCCATACCCCTGAGCTCATATGGCATAGATTACAGCGAAGTCTTTGCAGGAATGGACTGGCCAATATCCACAATAATATACATAACACCCAATACCAAGACATACATCCAGGTATTTGTATTCTCAGTTGCAGTTGCATCCCTTGCATCATTCTTCCCTTCAAGAAAAGCAGCTAAGCTAGACCCCATACATGCACTCAGGACTATATAG
- a CDS encoding FtsX-like permease family protein has protein sequence MKIKKIILLSFKNLTRYTRRTIITASAIAVGILIFIVADSILKGAEVESQRNLIEYETGAARVYTENYWAEREKLPLKESIENPQALIKELQEQGFRATTRTEFIGDIVVYKDPYPENGSMQVRIIAIDPDKDTKVFSLNKNITEGSWLSNSEEEDGIIMGAWLAEDIGAKVGYPITISTRTKYGASQTLDLVVKGIVNTNNPVINRTGIYIPKKIADRDLEMGESAAAIIINFSELANQEKETKRLKNYITEKHPNLHVATWQELAPSFVSLAQAKQGGTKVVLIFLFVIAAVGISNTMLMSIYERFREIGMMRAMGMSNKQIGLSFIIEAAGIGLIGAAIGVLISIPTNIWLVNYGIDYSFLTRKMDIGYRVAGAFKGTWDITSFIQAFFMGSILATVVAIFPVRRAFKKSIVDCLRYQ, from the coding sequence ATGAAAATAAAAAAAATAATATTGCTTTCTTTTAAGAACCTCACACGATACACAAGAAGAACAATAATAACCGCATCTGCCATAGCAGTGGGAATACTTATATTTATCGTTGCAGACTCCATCCTAAAAGGAGCAGAAGTAGAATCACAGAGAAACCTAATAGAGTACGAGACAGGAGCCGCCAGAGTATACACAGAGAATTATTGGGCAGAGAGAGAAAAGCTCCCTCTAAAAGAATCCATAGAAAATCCGCAAGCACTAATAAAAGAGCTACAAGAACAGGGATTCAGAGCAACCACAAGAACAGAATTCATAGGAGACATAGTAGTATATAAGGACCCATATCCGGAGAACGGCTCTATGCAGGTAAGGATAATAGCAATAGACCCGGATAAAGACACAAAGGTATTTAGCCTCAACAAAAACATAACAGAAGGTTCATGGCTATCCAATTCCGAAGAAGAAGACGGCATAATAATGGGAGCATGGCTTGCAGAAGATATAGGAGCAAAAGTCGGCTACCCCATAACAATATCTACAAGAACCAAGTACGGAGCCAGCCAGACCCTGGACCTTGTGGTAAAAGGAATAGTAAACACCAACAACCCGGTAATAAACAGAACAGGTATCTACATACCCAAGAAAATAGCAGATCGAGACCTGGAGATGGGAGAAAGCGCAGCAGCAATCATAATAAACTTCTCGGAGCTGGCAAACCAGGAAAAAGAAACAAAAAGATTAAAAAACTATATAACAGAAAAGCATCCAAATCTGCATGTTGCCACATGGCAAGAACTTGCTCCCAGCTTTGTATCTCTCGCACAAGCAAAACAGGGGGGCACCAAGGTTGTCCTAATCTTCCTCTTTGTAATAGCAGCGGTAGGAATATCAAACACAATGCTAATGTCCATATATGAGAGATTCAGAGAGATAGGAATGATGAGAGCTATGGGAATGAGCAACAAACAGATAGGGCTATCCTTTATTATAGAAGCAGCAGGGATAGGACTAATAGGCGCTGCAATAGGAGTACTCATAAGCATACCAACCAACATATGGCTGGTAAATTACGGCATTGACTACAGCTTTCTGACAAGAAAGATGGACATAGGCTACAGAGTTGCAGGTGCATTTAAAGGCACATGGGATATAACAAGCTTTATACAAGCATTCTTTATGGGAAGCATACTTGCAACAGTAGTCGCAATATTTCCAGTACGCAGAGCATTTAAAAAAAGCATTGTGGACTGCTTGCGCTATCAATAG
- a CDS encoding ABC transporter ATP-binding protein produces the protein MAIAEAKGIKKEYHTGETVVKALKGVSIAIEAGEFVSIAGPSGSGKTTILNILGTLDSADEGELKIDGVDVSTMDKRQRALFRREKIGFVFQTFNLIPVLTAYENIAFSLDLLNLPDKEIKERTMKILKDVGLEGMENRKPSQLSGGQQQRVAVARALVKNPILVLADEPTANLDSATGEAIIDLMQNLNQKYGTTFIFSTHDPMVMEHASRLIMLHDGLVQSDTRR, from the coding sequence AAAGAAAGAATACCACACAGGAGAAACCGTAGTAAAAGCTCTCAAGGGAGTCAGCATAGCAATAGAAGCCGGAGAGTTTGTATCTATTGCAGGACCATCCGGCTCGGGCAAGACAACAATACTCAACATACTGGGCACACTTGATTCGGCAGACGAAGGAGAGCTCAAGATAGACGGTGTAGACGTATCTACCATGGACAAAAGACAGAGAGCACTTTTTAGAAGAGAGAAAATAGGCTTTGTTTTCCAGACATTCAACCTTATCCCAGTACTTACAGCATACGAAAACATAGCCTTTTCCCTTGACCTGCTCAACCTGCCCGACAAAGAAATAAAAGAAAGAACAATGAAGATACTAAAAGACGTAGGGTTAGAAGGCATGGAAAACAGAAAACCCTCCCAATTATCAGGAGGCCAGCAGCAGAGAGTAGCAGTAGCACGGGCACTTGTAAAAAACCCCATCCTCGTATTGGCAGACGAACCTACCGCTAACCTGGATTCTGCAACAGGAGAAGCAATAATAGACCTCATGCAAAACCTCAACCAAAAATATGGCACAACCTTCATATTTTCCACACACGACCCCATGGTCATGGAACATGCAAGCAGACTGATAATGCTGCATGACGGCCTTGTACAGAGCGATACACGGAGGTAA